A window of the Gossypium hirsutum isolate 1008001.06 chromosome A03, Gossypium_hirsutum_v2.1, whole genome shotgun sequence genome harbors these coding sequences:
- the LOC121224629 gene encoding cucurbitadienol 11-hydroxylase produces the protein MTFTHYVINETLRLGNFLPGIFRRTIADIPVDGYTIPKGWILLIIPAIHHLDPNTYEDPLAFNPWRWKNIGRNTMAKKFIPFGGGNRACAGAEFSRVLVAVFLHVWLAKYRLTKIKGGDVARGPLLMFKNGFYVKVSEK, from the exons ATGACTTTTACTCATTAC GTCATTAACGAGACACTTAGGTTAGGCAATTTCCTTCCTGGGATCTTCAGAAGAACCATAGCTGACATTCCCGTTGACG GGTATACCATACCAAAAGGTTGGATTTTATTGATTATTCCCGCTATCCATCATCTTGATCCTAATACCTATGAAGATCCTCTTGCCTTCAACCCTTGGAGGTGGAAG AATATTGGGCGCAATACAATGGCAAAGAAATTCATACCATTTGGTGGAGGGAATAGGGCATGTGCAGGAGCAGAGTTCAGCAGGGTTCTAGTTGCTGTCTTTTTACATGTCTGGCTCGCCAAatacag GTTGACCAAAATTAAGGGAGGGGACGTGGCTCGTGGGCCTCTTCTGATGTTTAAAAATGGTTTTTATGTTAAAGTTtcagaaaaataa